acttcgctaatcgcgacatgcaaccaaagttaacatgacaaagacgtgaatgccacacatttgattcactattattacaaacatgattaacaactttattgcaaacgtctaacaaggataaacgaaacaggcctcctgactcatagcctttaccaacaaaggttccatacttggatattgcaaatttattcgactcaaagacaagcttgtagccatctctacacagaagagatccgctaacaagatttttattgacggaggggacataatgcatgttcttcagccgcatgatcttccccgaagtaaactttagatcgaccgtgccaacaccacgaacagaacacttgaaccgttgcccatcagcacggtggaagtccctgcggtctgataagacgaaaacatggaaatatcaccgcatacatgcacattagcacccgtgtcaattaaccaatcgggagaatgacatactgaaagaatagtgggaaatataccatacccagcatccttcatgtcagtgtctccaatgacaacattagtggtcttgccgcctttcccaagatgacgcttgtcatagcgattagggcaactaggagctcaatgatcaggatctccacacacatgacaaacacctttcttcttgtcattcttcttcttgaagttcgtgtgctgtacagccttgttcttcccatcaaactttgcttttccatcaaacttgcccttgttcttgaacttgtggggctggaagtttttcttctgtaccagattggcactagatcctccctcaatacctcgagcatgtgtgtcctttcctctcgccttttcttccacatcaagagtaccaatgagatccggaatggaaaactcctgcctcttatgcttcagtaaggtagcaaagttcctccacgaaggaggaagcttagtgatgatacctccggcaacaaacttgtccggtagaatacaattgaagtgctcaagttctctagcaaatgactgtatctcatgagcttgctcaaccacggagcgctcttcagtcatcctgtaatcatagaattgctccatgatgtacagcttagtgccagcatccgagaccccaaacttggcctcgagtgcatcccacatatcctttccattatcaattgacacataagcatcaactatgttctcaccgagaacactcaagagagcagccttaaacagagtatccattttctgaaaagcttgtgcctgttgagcatcatgctctccttcaggtttgccaagagtggcgtcatagcaactcatggtttgaaaccataagaccgctctcacgcgccacctcttacagtggataccctcaaacataggaggtctcatggaagcagcaaaaccacttggggtaaattgcctaaaataaggtttttggattgttggaaatatgagcaatttactgaatgattttattaacagaaatactagataaagcatgactaatatagcagggATAAAACTAGTCATGCGATCTGagagagagaaggtaaatagcctTTGCATATATGAACTATAACCAAGCTTATCTAGAGTAGACAGTAGGGCAAGTTTcgtatatgaagtagaacctaacatatctagggcaaacaccAGAACTAGGTATTGTGGCAGGATCTcgaacagaaaggagaagaacacatacaggacagcagcagcagcagcagcagcagcactggACTTgcggtcggtgtcctcgccagccatgtcgtcgaggagtttgtcgacgtcggggaagaagtcgtcgtcagggaagtagtcgtcggagtccggggcgtccgtgacgaagaagtcagtagtcgcgctgagcgctccccaaaaaccttatcacccttcccccgtacaggactcaaagaggtgcggtttcggaggcctactgtcccgactcacggtgcacgccgcaagccgggatgaggaagacagcagcagctcagCGATAggaggcgaggcaggcggcggaggaggagcgcgcgtggatgtccctcttgttctcatcctcatacatgtgggaaagaacctcccttataaagaggcccaactccctctaaactagcaatgtgggactaaactttagtttcaCCTCtttccttgcacgaatgggctgcgtgggcctctaggactTATTAGGAATTtatgaaactgctattgggcttggcccaaaatagacaaaattccagcatccACTTGGAAGACTTGGGCGCCTCTCCGCATCAAGGTGTTCACTTGGCTCGCCCTACAAGACCGTTGCTAGACGGCGGACCGTCTTGCTCGTGGCCTTCCTCATGAAGAGTGGTGTGTGCTACGTGATCAGGTTCCTGAGGATATGTAGACATGAATCACCTTCTCGCGAGCCGCCCCTTTTCTTGCCAGGTCTCGCATGAGGTGCTTTCCTGGTGCTGATCCATGGCCACACTGCCATGTCCGACGATGAGCTTCTTTGACTGGAGGATGACTTCCTGCTCACATGTCCCTACCGAGCATCGCCGAAGCCTCTCCTCCATCCTCATGCTCATGGCATGGCCCATTTGGAGACATGGTAACGGGTGCATCTTCGACGGGCAACAACCCTTCTCCTGTCGTCTTGTCCACGGCATCCAGGATGAGGCCCATCTTGGGCCAAAGCCAGTCCACTACGATGATCAACTTCTTTTCGGATATGTAATCTTTCTTGTTGTTGGGGCTGAGCATCCCCTTTCTTTCTGCTCGAGTCATCTTGCACATGTCATGCCATTAAgtaatttcggacggagggagcACATGCTGCATGATGCAACAACCATTGTAATTTTCCACTCTTCTTCTATTAATGGGAAATGCGCAAGCTTTgcatattcgcaaaaaaaaaagtgaTGAAGTCTTCTGTGTTGTGTGCAGTGTGCCGAAGCCTGGTGCTATGATTCAGGCAGCTTCCTTTTCATTTTCGTGCTCCGACAATAAACAAACATTTGCTTGTGCAGAAGTGCAGAATGATGGTATAGATAAATAATTCACTGAAAaagtaacgcccacacgtgtgggcgtttgcacatcacccacacgcctccatcatcactcattttgccacgtatgaacagatgacatcagcagaaatctttttggttttcggcttgaAAATGTTCTATCTCCTaattaaaaagcgaattaaaaatccattttcatcattaaatccgtctcgacaagatattcaaaactagaccccatgttgatatgtttcgaagAATTTTTttcccaaaagttgccatgatgtttacactgtagttgcaatagtgcttaaactaaagttgccatgtggcaattttagtttgtagatcatggcaattttagtttttttatgatggcaattccagtactttgaccatgaaaatatttttttgtatgaaccatggccattttaagtgcatgtatcatggcaattttagtttatggtgcatggcaagtctagtgTCTTAATTCCcagttttataatatgtcaaaatttactttaaaatgtagaagaaaatagctgaaacatatcatggcaacttcagtgtaaacatcatgacaaTTCATGTGTAATAGACACGGCAACTTTTAACCCAAAAGAAAatcgtcgaaatatattgatatgagatctagtttcgaagatctcgtcatgaggaatttaatggtgaaaatggatcttcaatcggatttttcatttaagagataaaacattttaaaaactgaaaatccaaaaagatttccaaatgcatgcggtgacatggcgtagtccgtgtgttatagggcgtgtgggcgggttAACTCTCACCACACGTatgggcgttagcgttgtccatAATTAAATATACTCCACGAAGAAGATGTACGCCAAATTTTGGCAAACAAGATCGAAATTTAGTCAAGTCTTGAAATACTACAAAATGAAAACACTATGCTGGTCGCTCAAACGTGAATTTTCACTTATGATACCCAACCAAAAAAGGCGGTCAATGCTAAGATTAGCAAATTGATTTCATGAAAAAATCTTAGAAGCAAAAGTATATCACGCTAGTACTGATGGACAAGTATTTTCCTTGCCAAAACAACACAGGACATGCATATATGCATCCATGCAATGTTCCTTTTTTTATTGGAAAATATGACAAATTAGACTCGAAACACAACTTCAACTTAAATGACCACACAAAACTTGAATTATAACAACATTCAGCCATAGGTTATACAAAAAGGAACCACATTCAAATCCATTTACTCCAGATTATGAACACTGGTCGGGCAGATTTCCCATATGTTGGTGGTGTTTCACCAGAAATCAAATGTAGCTACCATACAATTGTTAATTAATCCTCAATATGACAATCAGATTACCCTATGCTTCATAAATTGCAAGGCTGTTACATGTTAGGACACAAACAGCTAGCGTAAAATATAAACTTACAAAAACGGCAAACACCAAAAGCAATCAAGTTTTGACAGGATAACAACCGAGATAGGCTAACATTGAAGAATAATTCTAAAATGGACAAGTGCTAGTTTCAACATACAAATGGATCAGTTAAATCCAAGTCACGGACATGATGCACATCCCAAACACCACGGGCACATTTATCAGTTGTAAAATGAAACCGAGCACCTCGTGAAGCCTTGTTTACTAGCTGAAGCTTCCTACGTTGTTCTGCCAAGAATTGTTCATTATAATCCCTGGCTCTGATCTGAAGTTTCATTAACTCCAGCACTGTAGCGTTCAGTACAAAGAATGAAGCAAATTCGATGTCAGACTTAATACCCTCATAACATTCAAATACTATTGTCTTTAGACGGATGTTAGGACATTTGGTAAGATTCCGGTGTTTGCGACCGCGCACATTTTTTTCCTTCTTTGACTCTGACTGAAAAAGAACATGGACAAATGGAAACCAACCACTTCAGTTCAGTAAGTAGATCAAATGAGCATTTGAAGGCAATGAATTATAAATGAAGAATTTTCACCTCAATATATATCTTCTCCAAGCATGGAAAGCATCGCATCAACTCGATAATTGTATCCAAACTAAGAATCTTCATATTGACAGCTAAATTCTTCACTGCGTGCACCACCGTTGTCAGTCTATCGACACGCAAGCCCTTCATCAAGCATCATAGACAAAATTAGGCCAACGACAAGTGCACATGGTTTTATTTTTCCTGCATACAGAGATGAAACTGAGAAGCCGCGTGAAGGTAACAAGTAGGATGGCCAAAGGTACCTGaataactgtggagccaaacacgaATCTAGAGAGATCATCTGGTTTGGAGATGTAAAACCCATCAGAAAGGCAGCCTagggtctccagtttaggcgcggaGACCACTGATATATGCAAACCATAGTCAAAATCAAGATGGAGCAAGCTTTGAAGGCAAGGCGCATTCTCGACAACTAGTTCCTTTAACTGGTCATTGCCTTTCCGATAGTTCTTGACAGCAAAGCTTCTAAGGGTAAGGGAGTTGATCCTGAGGCAGCAAAAGCCGAATCCATGGCTAATCAGCAAGCACTCCACAGCAGGGCAACTGGCAATCAAGCTGTGCAGTGAGCACTCCGAGATGCTGACGAGTTCAAGTCCGAGCTGCTTAAGCAGGGGGAAGTGAAGCCCTTGGACGGTGCTGTCCGGAAGGTTGCAGTTTCCGATGGTGGCAACACAGAGCGTGGCCGAGAAGCGGAACATGGACGATGGTGGCGGATGCTGCAGCGGCTGCGGTCGATAGTATGGCTTGAACCAGAACTCCAGCTCCTGGAGGTTGTCCAGAGCGGAGGTTCGGAGCCATTTGTCCACAGTAGACGCTCGGTCGCCGAGGAAGCACGAGGGGACGCAGAAGCGGTGGCAGGGGGGCGGATGCGTTGAAACCGTACGCGAGACGATGCCGGCGAGTACCTCGTTATCGGCGGGGAGGCCTTCGCAGTCGATGGTAAGAGGCGCGGAGCTCCAGATGTGGCGCCACCGGGGCGCGAGGATCTGGGTGCGAGCGCCTTGGTTGGTGGGGAGGCGGGAGACGATCTCGCCGAGGATGGTGTCGGGGAGGTTGCTGATGCGGTCGGCGCTTCCTTCATCCTCGCCCGCTCCGGGCGGCGGTTGTTGGTTGTGGGCGGAGGGGGNNNNNNN
This window of the Triticum aestivum cultivar Chinese Spring chromosome 5D, IWGSC CS RefSeq v2.1, whole genome shotgun sequence genome carries:
- the LOC123119588 gene encoding F-box/FBD/LRR-repeat protein At1g13570 (The sequence of the model RefSeq protein was modified relative to this genomic sequence to represent the inferred CDS: added 106 bases not found in genome assembly), producing the protein MEARGPIPKRTKFTAPKIQEVLPSREALEAPGHGPPPSAHNQQPPPGAGEDEGSADRISNLPDTILGEIVSRLPTNQGARTQILAPRWRHIWSSAPLTIDCEGLPADNEVLAGIVSRTVSTHPPPCHRFCVPSCFLGDRASTVDKWLRTSALDNLQELEFWFKPYYRPQPLQHPPPSSMFRFSATLCVATIGNCNLPDSTVQGLHFPLLKQLGLELVSISECSLHSLIASCPAVECLLISHGFGFCCLRINSLTLRSFAVKNYRKGNDQLKELVVENAPCLQSLLHLDFDYGLHISVVSAPKLETLGCLSDGFYISKPDDLSRFVFGSTVIQGLRVDRLTTVVHAVKNLAVNMKILSLDTIIELMRCFPCLEKIYIESESKKEKNVRGRKHRNLTKCPNIRLKTIVFECYEGIKSDIEFASFFVLNATVLELMKLQIRARDYNEQFLAEQRRKLQLVNKASRGARFHFTTDKCARGVWDVHHVRDLDLTDPFVC